The sequence ATCTTCTGGCTCACGGCGCCGGTGAAGGCGCCTTTTTCGTGTCCGAATAACTCACTCTCGAGCAGGCCGGTCGGAATGGCGGCGCAGTTCAGTTTGATGAGGCTACGCTCCTTGCGCCGGCTCATGCTATGGATTGAGCGCGCGATGCGTTCTTTGCCGGTGCCGGTTTCGCCGGTGATCAGCACCGTGGAATCGGTCGCCGCAACAATCGAGGCGTAGTCCAGAACACTTTTCAGCGCAGGGCTACGGCCTACAATTTCGTTCCACCGCATCTCGCCGCGGATTTCACCTTCGAGCTGGCGCTTATCGCTGGCCAGGCGGTGTTTTAACTGCGCGATTTCGCGATGGGCACTGGCATTCCGGATTGCGGAGGCAATCAGGTTCGCTACCTGCTGCAGGTATTCGATATTGGCCGGACTGAATGCGTTCTTCTCCGTACTCCCCAAGTTGAGGGTTCCCCACGGCCGATCGGCGGCAATCAGGGGGACGTTGACTAACGACTGTACTCCGGTCGTACGCAAGGTGTTGCCGAGTGGCGTATCCAGCCGGGCCAGGTCTTCTGCGGTCCAGACGACCGCTTTGCGCGTTTCGAGAGCGCGCCGCGAGAGAGCTTGTTTCACTGGTACATGATCGCCCTGAGCGTGATATGCGTCCCAGGGATGGGTATCGGCGGCATATCGACGCAACGACGTACCATCTTCTTCCAGCAACGTGAGTGCGGAAAAGTCGTGACGGATGATTCCGTGGAGGTCGGCGAGAATATTCGCAGACAGATCCTCCAAGTCCAGGTTTGTGCCGAGATCCCTGCCGATTGTGACCAGGCCCTGCAGTCGTTCGAGCTGAATCTCCGTCGCATGATAAGCTTCCCGATTTTCCAGAGCGAAGGCGAGCACGTATGCGATGCGCCGCAAGAATTCCAAGTCCGCCGCGTCGGGAACACCGGGACGAGTTGTGCCGATGCCGAGCGCTCCGAAACGGTTTCCCGGTGTGGTCAGGGGCTCCGCGGAATAGGAACGCACGCCCTGTTGACGGAGTTCCTCCGTGCAGAGCGGGAAGCGCTTCTCCGATTCTACGTCGGCGATGGTCACCGCCTGCTGATGCGTCCAGATCCACCCGCCGAAACAGTCTTCTACCGCAAAACCATCGAACTGTCCGTGGTCTTCGGGTCCCTTCCAGTAGTGGGTGATCATGCAGTTCTGGATAGGGTCATAGAGGGCGAATTTCAGGTAGTCGCAAGCGGTGACGCTGAGAATGCGGGGGGCTAATTCTTTGAGGATGTCGGGAAGGCTGGGTGCCCGAACGACGAGTTCGGTGGCCTCAACAAGCAACTGATCCCGATTAACAACTATTTGTTCTGAGGCTGGCCGTTGAACGTACGGCAGGTCGGTTTGGCGACGCGCATCTTCTCCTGTGCGAGGAGAGTTCTCCGCCATGTGCGTACCTCATCAATTCTTCCGCACGGTTACAGCGCCGGGCAGCAGATTTGGAGCGTCAGATTATCGGGTGGTCGCCCTCCGCTTTGTAAGGCGGTGCGACGGGAGTTTCTGGAACATCTGGCACGCAGTCGCCAGTTCCTCAGTTGGGAACCGGTCGTTCTCTCCCGGACGGGAGCCCCCTCAGGTCAGCGTCACCAGTTTTTCGGATCGTGCTTATAAAACCAAAACACTGTATCTTAGCTGTTAGTAATTAGCAAACCAAGGATTTTCAAGGGTTTATCGAATAGGATTCCCGTTATGGCACGCGGCTTTGAAAGTAAGTCGGTGGAGCAACAGCAGGCTGAGATGCTGGATCGCCGTCCTCGGAACGGTCCACCCCCGACTTTGGCCGAGCAAGACAAGAACCGCAAGCGGCAAGGCCTTTTGTTGTCCCGAACCAACCTGGAGCGACAACTGGGAGCGGCTGCGAATCCCCGACATCGCCAGATGTTAACTGAGGGTATCGCCGAACTCGACCGGCAACTGGCTTTACTGCAATGATTTACGCTTGAAAGAGGAATTCTTCCCTCCGTTCCTTTCGATACCCGCTATAACGAAAAGCAGAGTCGAGAAGCGCATGTCTCACGTTATAATGAGGGTGCTCATGAAGGCCTACGTTTAC is a genomic window of Acidobacteriota bacterium containing:
- a CDS encoding sigma 54-interacting transcriptional regulator, whose protein sequence is MAENSPRTGEDARRQTDLPYVQRPASEQIVVNRDQLLVEATELVVRAPSLPDILKELAPRILSVTACDYLKFALYDPIQNCMITHYWKGPEDHGQFDGFAVEDCFGGWIWTHQQAVTIADVESEKRFPLCTEELRQQGVRSYSAEPLTTPGNRFGALGIGTTRPGVPDAADLEFLRRIAYVLAFALENREAYHATEIQLERLQGLVTIGRDLGTNLDLEDLSANILADLHGIIRHDFSALTLLEEDGTSLRRYAADTHPWDAYHAQGDHVPVKQALSRRALETRKAVVWTAEDLARLDTPLGNTLRTTGVQSLVNVPLIAADRPWGTLNLGSTEKNAFSPANIEYLQQVANLIASAIRNASAHREIAQLKHRLASDKRQLEGEIRGEMRWNEIVGRSPALKSVLDYASIVAATDSTVLITGETGTGKERIARSIHSMSRRKERSLIKLNCAAIPTGLLESELFGHEKGAFTGAVSQKIGRLELADKGTLFLDEIGEIALELQPKLLRVLQDQEFERLGGTRTIRVDTRLIAATNRDLSLAVEQKQFRSDLFYRLHVFPLHLPALRERREDIPALVRHFVEKSSARLGRHIETVPQEALDAMMQWNWPGNIRELENFIERSVILSEGSVLRAPLTELRQEIARRQNGSEGTLRDRERDHIIDILRQTRGVLSGPRGASARLGLKRTTLQYKLQKLGISRTEYLD